From one Streptomyces sp. NBC_01478 genomic stretch:
- a CDS encoding DUF4259 domain-containing protein — protein sequence MGTWDVGPFDNDTAADWCGDLDDASPDARQGFVRDTLARTAGTAEYLDADVGDEAIAAAALVAAQCPGGEPAHPHYGPDEPVPDLTGLRALALKALERVMTEPSELLELWGEPNDNPWHATIDRLRATLTPRPPGEQLRLT from the coding sequence ATGGGCACCTGGGACGTCGGCCCCTTCGACAACGACACCGCGGCGGACTGGTGCGGCGACCTCGACGACGCGTCGCCGGACGCGCGTCAGGGCTTCGTGCGGGACACCCTCGCCCGGACGGCCGGCACCGCCGAGTACCTCGACGCGGACGTGGGCGACGAAGCCATCGCGGCAGCGGCCCTGGTAGCCGCGCAATGCCCTGGCGGTGAGCCCGCCCACCCCCACTACGGCCCGGACGAGCCCGTCCCCGACCTCACCGGCCTGCGCGCCCTCGCCCTGAAGGCCCTCGAACGCGTCATGACCGAACCGTCCGAACTCCTGGAACTCTGGGGCGAGCCGAACGACAACCCCTGGCACGCCACCATCGACCGACTCCGCGCCACGCTCACGCCCCGGCCGCCGGGAGAACAACTCCGCCTGACCTGA
- a CDS encoding protein phosphatase 2C domain-containing protein, translated as MRTELVSEPGDPDRPNEDFASVGLPASGQGGSLIVLDGVTPPRGETGCLHSVPWFTARLGGALTELTVSCRDLTLAEILSRAILRTSEAHATTCDLSHPRTPQATVVLARWSPLELEYLVLSDSALLVDSPAGEVTVVLDDRLSRLPRAALATDELIDATLRNKEGGFFTAAADPSVAARAVTGSLPRAEVRALAALTDGATRWVEKFGRGDWAECFTLVAKEGAAELVSRVRALERADAQERTYLRRSKTHDDATVGYVEL; from the coding sequence ATGCGTACGGAACTTGTGTCGGAACCCGGCGACCCGGACCGCCCCAACGAGGACTTCGCGAGCGTCGGCCTTCCGGCCTCGGGACAGGGCGGTTCGCTGATCGTCCTGGACGGAGTGACACCGCCCAGGGGGGAGACGGGGTGTCTGCATTCGGTGCCCTGGTTCACCGCGCGCCTGGGTGGCGCACTGACCGAACTGACCGTTTCCTGCCGGGATCTGACCCTGGCGGAGATTCTCTCCCGGGCGATCCTCCGAACATCCGAGGCCCACGCCACCACCTGTGACCTTTCTCACCCACGCACCCCACAGGCAACGGTGGTGCTGGCCCGCTGGTCACCGCTGGAACTCGAATATCTGGTCCTTTCGGACTCCGCCCTGCTGGTCGATTCCCCAGCCGGTGAGGTGACCGTCGTACTGGACGACCGTCTGTCGCGGCTGCCCCGCGCCGCTCTCGCCACGGACGAGCTGATCGACGCCACGCTCCGTAACAAGGAGGGCGGCTTCTTCACCGCCGCCGCCGATCCGTCGGTCGCGGCGCGGGCGGTGACGGGGTCGCTGCCGCGCGCCGAGGTCCGCGCCCTCGCCGCCCTGACGGACGGGGCGACGAGGTGGGTGGAGAAGTTCGGCCGGGGCGACTGGGCGGAGTGCTTCACCCTCGTGGCGAAGGAGGGCGCGGCGGAGCTGGTGAGCCGGGTGCGGGCGCTGGAGCGGGCCGACGCGCAGGAGCGGACGTATCTGCGGCGGAGCAAGACGCACGACGACGCGACGGTCGGATACGTGGAACTGTGA
- the lon gene encoding endopeptidase La gives MASTSTPLTLPVLPLDDEVVLPGMVVPLDLNDTDVRAAVEAAQAAAGSEPGKPKVLLVPRIDGTYASTGVLGTIEQVGRLADGDPGALIRGRSRVKIGAGTTGPGAALWVEGTALDESLPEPLPGSVTELVKEYKALATAWLRKRGAWQVVDRVQAIDDVSTLADNSGYSPFLTTDQKIELLETADPVARLKLATQHLRDHLAEQDVAETIAKDVQEGVDKQQREFLLRRQLEAVRKELRELNGDTSDGEESDDYRARVEAADLPEKVREAALKEVEKLERSSDQSPEGSWIRTWLDTVLELPWNERTQDEYDIQGAKAILDAEHAGLEDVKERITEYLAVRKRRSERGLGVVGGRRGGAVLALVGPPGVGKTSLGESVAHAMGRKFVRVALGGVRDEAEIRGHRRTYVGALPGRIVRAIKEAGSMNPVVLLDEIDKVGSDYRGDPAAALLEVLDPAQNHTFRDHYLEVELDLSDVVFLATANVLEAIPEALLDRMELVRLDGYTEDEKVVIARDHLLPRQLERAGLKDDEVVIDESALRKLAGEYTREAGVRTLERSIARLLRKIAAQHELGERELPFTVTDADLRGLIGRPHHVPESAQDPAERRTAVPGVATGLAVTGAGGDVLYVEASLADPETGAAGLTLTGQLGDVMKESAQIALSFLRSHGAELELPVGDLKDRGVHIHFPAGSVPKDGPSAGVTMTTALASLLSGRLVRTDVAMTGEVSLTGRVLPIGGVKQKLLAAHQAGVTTVIIPKRNEPDLDDVPAEVLDKLDVHAVTDVRQVLELALSPATNGATSEVPVAA, from the coding sequence ATGGCTTCGACGTCCACACCGCTCACCCTGCCCGTGCTGCCGCTCGACGACGAGGTCGTGCTGCCCGGAATGGTGGTTCCGCTGGACCTGAACGACACCGATGTACGCGCCGCCGTGGAGGCCGCCCAGGCCGCCGCGGGGTCCGAGCCGGGAAAGCCCAAGGTCCTGCTGGTGCCACGCATCGACGGGACTTACGCGAGCACCGGCGTGCTCGGCACCATCGAGCAGGTCGGCCGGCTGGCCGACGGCGACCCGGGTGCGCTGATCCGCGGCCGTAGCCGCGTGAAGATCGGGGCCGGGACCACCGGTCCCGGTGCCGCGCTCTGGGTCGAGGGCACCGCGCTCGACGAGAGCCTGCCCGAGCCCTTGCCCGGCTCCGTGACCGAGCTCGTGAAGGAATACAAGGCGCTGGCCACCGCGTGGCTGCGCAAGCGTGGGGCCTGGCAGGTCGTCGACCGCGTGCAGGCCATCGATGATGTGTCCACGCTTGCCGATAACTCCGGTTACTCGCCTTTCCTCACCACCGACCAGAAGATCGAGCTGCTGGAGACCGCCGACCCGGTGGCCCGGCTGAAGCTCGCCACCCAGCACCTGCGCGACCACCTCGCCGAGCAGGACGTTGCCGAGACCATCGCCAAGGACGTGCAGGAAGGCGTCGACAAGCAGCAGCGCGAGTTCCTGCTGCGGCGCCAGCTCGAAGCCGTCCGCAAGGAACTGCGCGAGCTGAACGGGGACACGAGCGACGGCGAGGAGTCCGACGACTACCGTGCCCGCGTCGAGGCCGCCGATCTTCCCGAGAAGGTCCGTGAGGCCGCGCTCAAGGAGGTCGAGAAGCTGGAGCGGTCCAGCGACCAGTCGCCCGAGGGGTCGTGGATCCGCACCTGGCTGGACACCGTTCTCGAACTGCCGTGGAACGAGCGGACCCAGGACGAGTACGACATCCAGGGGGCCAAGGCGATCCTCGACGCCGAGCACGCCGGTCTGGAGGACGTGAAGGAGCGCATCACCGAGTACCTGGCCGTGCGCAAGCGCCGTAGCGAGCGCGGGCTGGGTGTCGTCGGCGGCCGGCGCGGCGGTGCCGTACTGGCCCTCGTCGGTCCGCCCGGTGTCGGCAAGACCTCGCTCGGCGAGTCCGTCGCGCACGCGATGGGCCGGAAGTTCGTCCGGGTCGCGCTGGGTGGGGTTCGGGACGAGGCCGAGATCCGTGGACACCGGCGTACGTACGTGGGTGCCCTCCCGGGCCGTATCGTCCGCGCCATCAAGGAGGCCGGGTCCATGAACCCGGTGGTCCTGCTCGACGAGATCGACAAGGTGGGGTCCGACTACCGGGGCGACCCGGCCGCCGCCCTGCTCGAAGTCCTCGACCCCGCGCAGAACCACACCTTCCGCGACCACTACCTGGAGGTCGAACTCGACCTGAGCGATGTGGTGTTCCTGGCGACGGCCAACGTGCTCGAAGCCATCCCGGAGGCGCTGCTCGACCGGATGGAACTGGTCCGGCTGGACGGCTACACCGAGGACGAGAAGGTCGTCATCGCCCGTGACCACCTGCTCCCGCGCCAACTGGAGCGGGCGGGGCTCAAGGACGACGAGGTCGTCATCGACGAGAGCGCGCTGCGCAAGCTCGCCGGTGAGTACACCCGGGAGGCGGGCGTCCGCACCCTGGAGCGGTCGATCGCCCGGCTGCTGCGCAAGATCGCCGCACAGCACGAACTGGGCGAGCGGGAGCTGCCGTTCACGGTGACCGACGCCGACCTGCGCGGTCTGATCGGCCGGCCGCACCATGTGCCCGAGTCCGCCCAGGACCCGGCGGAGCGCCGCACGGCGGTCCCCGGTGTCGCCACCGGCCTCGCGGTCACCGGCGCCGGCGGTGACGTCCTCTACGTCGAGGCGTCGCTGGCCGACCCGGAGACGGGCGCGGCGGGTCTGACCCTGACCGGTCAGCTCGGTGACGTGATGAAGGAGAGCGCGCAGATCGCCCTGTCGTTCCTGCGCTCGCACGGCGCCGAACTGGAGCTGCCCGTCGGCGACTTGAAGGACCGGGGCGTGCACATCCACTTCCCGGCGGGTTCGGTGCCGAAGGACGGCCCGAGCGCGGGCGTCACGATGACGACGGCCCTGGCGTCGCTGCTCAGCGGCCGACTGGTCCGCACGGACGTGGCGATGACGGGTGAGGTCTCCCTGACCGGTCGGGTGCTCCCGATCGGCGGTGTGAAGCAGAAGCTGCTCGCCGCGCACCAGGCCGGGGTCACCACCGTGATCATCCCGAAGCGCAACGAGCCCGACCTGGACGACGTCCCGGCCGAGGTCCTGGACAAGCTCGACGTCCACGCGGTGACGGATGTCCGCCAGGTCCTGGAGCTGGCCCTGTCGCCCGCGACGAACGGCGCGACGTCGGAGGTTCCGGTGGCGGCGTGA
- a CDS encoding GNAT family N-acetyltransferase codes for MRGAPPVPAAGVTYEKDGPLLRIVGETRGFVTGPRDVGLRGRELDELIVRQRDFFAARGERVEWKIRGHDEPADLTDRLRSAGFVPEDQETVLIGRADELAVGKPALPDGVTVRRVSDEADLRRIGAMETAIWGIDLTWLATELLGRITATPDEIAVYVAEADGEVISAAWLVFYGDSEFAGLRGGSTVADWRGKGVYRALVTTRAALAAARGVAYLHVDASDDSAPILRRLGFRAVTTTTPYVWSPDQTDQPDQETVRPK; via the coding sequence ATGCGCGGAGCGCCTCCCGTGCCGGCCGCCGGGGTGACGTACGAGAAGGACGGACCGCTGCTGCGGATCGTCGGGGAGACCCGGGGGTTTGTGACCGGGCCCCGGGACGTCGGTCTACGGGGGCGTGAGCTCGACGAGTTGATCGTCCGGCAGCGGGACTTCTTCGCCGCTCGCGGGGAGCGTGTGGAATGGAAGATCCGGGGCCATGACGAACCGGCCGACCTCACCGACCGCCTGCGCTCGGCGGGCTTCGTGCCCGAGGACCAGGAGACGGTCCTCATCGGACGGGCCGACGAACTGGCCGTAGGGAAGCCCGCGTTGCCGGACGGCGTCACCGTGCGCCGGGTCTCCGACGAGGCGGATCTGCGGCGGATCGGTGCCATGGAGACGGCCATCTGGGGCATCGACCTGACCTGGCTGGCGACCGAACTGCTCGGCCGGATCACCGCCACGCCGGACGAGATCGCGGTCTACGTCGCGGAGGCGGACGGCGAGGTGATCTCCGCGGCCTGGCTGGTCTTCTACGGCGACTCCGAGTTCGCGGGGCTGCGCGGCGGTTCGACCGTCGCCGACTGGCGCGGCAAAGGCGTCTACCGCGCCCTCGTCACCACCCGAGCCGCTCTCGCCGCCGCCCGTGGAGTCGCGTACCTGCACGTGGACGCCTCGGACGACAGCGCGCCCATCCTCCGCCGGCTGGGGTTCCGGGCGGTCACGACGACCACGCCGTACGTGTGGTCACCGGATCAAACCGATCAGCCGGATCAGGAGACCGTGCGGCCCAAGTAG
- a CDS encoding MarR family winged helix-turn-helix transcriptional regulator, with translation MSADVHKDEARSDSGTVDIGAGGGGLPDPEYLSLERELTFLLRRARANQGEMAREVHPDLESAAYGLLVRLEEYGRQRATELAAYIGVGKATMSRQLRALEELGLIAREPDPADGRAWLVDLTDEGRRRVTHVREARRERYVSQLSHWDRREVAELARLLHRLNGVMEK, from the coding sequence ATGAGTGCTGACGTGCACAAGGACGAGGCCAGAAGCGACAGCGGGACGGTCGACATCGGGGCGGGCGGCGGCGGGCTTCCCGACCCCGAATACCTCTCCCTGGAGCGCGAGTTGACGTTCCTCCTGCGCCGGGCCCGGGCCAACCAGGGCGAGATGGCCCGCGAGGTCCACCCCGACCTGGAGTCCGCCGCGTACGGCCTGCTGGTCCGGCTGGAGGAGTACGGCCGGCAGCGGGCCACGGAGCTGGCCGCCTACATCGGCGTCGGCAAGGCCACCATGTCCCGCCAACTGCGCGCCCTGGAGGAGCTGGGCCTGATCGCCCGCGAGCCCGACCCGGCGGACGGCCGCGCCTGGCTGGTCGACCTCACCGACGAGGGCCGCCGCCGGGTCACCCACGTCCGCGAGGCCCGCCGCGAGCGCTACGTCAGCCAGCTCTCCCACTGGGACCGCCGCGAGGTCGCCGAACTCGCCCGGCTGCTCCACCGGTTGAACGGCGTCATGGAGAAGTGA